The region CTACTGCTTCCGTTTTTCGACCGTCCTTCCACATCTGGTCCGCTTCCGCCAATTCGGAAGGAATAAAAATCGCGACCATCGGGGCACAAACGCAGCAACTAAAAAACGGGACTGCCAGAACGGCAAGGACGACCGCCAAGACGGTCTTTTTCGGGCTGAGTGAATTATTGCTCATCATCTTCTCCGGCAAAGGTTGTTGGCAGATGGCCAGCTTTGCCGGAGAAGTGTGGGCGCTTATTAAAAGGAGGGGGGACGCCCACACGTAATCCCCCGAAAGGCTCGCCAAAGCCTGCTGAGTGGACACTATGCGAGCGCCACGCCCCACAAGGATTTGTGGGGGTGTACGCCCGCAGACACTCAGCGAAAGATTTGGCGATTTATCGGGGTCTGCAAAGCTAAACCGAATTGTCAGCCGTAGGCACGAAGGCCCACGGCATCACGCGATTATAGTCAAACGCCACCTTCTGAAATACGTGTGAATCGCTCTATCTCTTAGAGAGCCGGGCAACTTTTATACCCCAAAAATTAGATGGGCACGAATCACGTCAATCGTTGTGATTCCCCGTAAAAACCAGTGTCATTTGGCCGTCTGGACGCGTATTGACTCGCAAAGAGGTCTGTTTTCCGGCGCAAACGCAAGCCACTCGTTCCGATGAATAAGTATAGGGACGCGTTCAATACGAATGCTCCAACCGCCCATGCCTACGAAGTCTTCCCCCGGAGATGAACATGCCGAAAACGATTGATCCACCAAATAACGACCCATTACTCATCAGTGCCACCAAGGCCGCAGAACTGCTCTCAGTCTCACCTAGAACGCTGTGGGCATTAACCAACGAAGGAGAAATCCCGTTCGTCCGAATTCGTCGCAGGGTCATGTATTCCAGAACGGCCTTACGAAAGTGGATTAACGCTCGAATGACGGGAAGAAATTCGGACTCCCATTAATTCAAGTTTTTCAAGTCATCTCAGGGGACTCAGCGTGTGCCCTGAAAACAATTCCACAGACTCCCCGGTAGCAAGCAATTGCTCATTAATTCACAAGTAAGATGAAAATAAACATCGACCAACAGAAGCTCAGAAAATCCTTCAGCGACAAGCAACGAAAAGGCAATTGGTTAATTCGGCCATGCGGGGTCAGCCCATTTAAATCTTCGCTTGCCTATCAAGAGCGAGTAACCAGAAGCGAATATTGGCCAGTTTTACCGCCCCACCGATGGCACGTTTTCCTTGCCAAATTGTTTCCACTTAGGGAAATCGATAAACAGCCCACTCGCTTAACAAATTCCGAGAATTGGAAATTCACTCACGGTCGAAATTCAGGGCAACGAGCGAATATCGACAAGGTCGCAGTACTTCGCAAAAGACCGCATGGATTCGCAAAAGGCGGCAACAATTTAATTAACGGTTCCTTGAAACTTGCTGCGAACATTTCCCCTGAAAATAGCCCTTTTAGCGCGAATTCGAGCGAAAGAATGGGCGATCGAAAATTGGCTGACAAATGTAAGCCAATTCGGGCTGATTTTGAATTCAATGAATTTCTACGAGGCTCGCCACCCAAGTCGGAAGAACACCCCTTCCGCCTATTCCAGAGCAAATTCACCAACAGACGTAGCTAGCCCGAAATTCAACGAATAAAATCGCAACTGAGCCCTCAAAAATGAGAAATAGAAAATCCCCCTCTGAAAATCCAACAACACAAAATCGGGCAGTGCCACCGGCAATTAAGCACGATGTGGTCTACCCAATCGAAAGAGTAAGAGCCTGTTGGTTCCCATCAAAGGCAGCTTGGCTCGCCGCAAGAAAACGCGGCCTTGGAAATTACATTTACTACGTGGGCCGTAAAGGCTTTATCAACGGCAGCGACTTACAGAAAGGATTGCAAGAGCAAGGCACCAAGCGGCCTTAATCTTTAGGTGAAGCGTCCCCTGGCTTCGGGTCACCAAGGGATTGACTTAAGGTGAAACTGACCTGGCAATAAGGAATTGTGAATGGAAGAAATCAAAGTATTTGTCACCAAGAAGACAGATCGCCGTTTTTTGATGGCCTACTATGTTGACCCTCTGAGCGGAAAACAAGTGGCCAGATCCACGAAGACGGCAGACCAAAAGGAAGCGGAGAGATTCGCCGGCATCTGGGAAGCCGATCTAAAAAATGGGAAATACAAAGCCCCTTCAAAAATTACCTGGGAGGAATTCACGGAACGTTTTGAGCGAGACCACTGCTCAGGACTGGCTGAAAAATCGCAAAAGGCTTATCGCGGTGCATTTGCAGCGTTGGAACGAATCATCGATCCGAAACGACTGCGAGACGTTTCCGCAAATGTCCTGGCAGATTTCCAGGCTAAATTGCGAGAAGAGAAATTGGCCGAAGCAACGATTGCCGCCTATCTTCGTCACATCAAATCAGCTTTACGCTGGGCCGCAGACCTA is a window of Bremerella sp. TYQ1 DNA encoding:
- a CDS encoding helix-turn-helix domain-containing protein, whose protein sequence is MPKTIDPPNNDPLLISATKAAELLSVSPRTLWALTNEGEIPFVRIRRRVMYSRTALRKWINARMTGRNSDSH